ACCGAGCACCTTACCGAGGCGACCCACGATACCCATCATGTCCGGGGTGGCGATGACGGTGTCGAAGTCGAGGAAGCCCTCCTCGATGCGCTTCTGGAGGTCCTCCGCGCCCACGATGTCCGCGCCCGCGTTGCCAGCCTCGGTGGCGCGCTCGCCCTTGGCGAACACGGCCACGCGCACGGTGGCGCCCGTACCGTTCGGGAGGACCACGGCGCCACGGACCATCTGGTCCGCGTGCTTCGGGTCCACACCCAGGTTGATGGCCACGTCGACCGTCTGGTCGTACTTCGACGCGCGCGCATCCACCGTCTTCTTCAGCAGCGCGAAACCCTCGGCCACCGAGTAACGCTTCTCGCGGTCCACCAGCGCGGCGGCCGCCCGGAACTTCTTCCCATTAGCCATGACAGAAATCCTCGTCCGTAAGTGGGGCGGCGGCCTAGCCGACGACGTCG
This window of the Myxococcus fulvus genome carries:
- the rplA gene encoding 50S ribosomal protein L1 yields the protein MANGKKFRAAAALVDREKRYSVAEGFALLKKTVDARASKYDQTVDVAINLGVDPKHADQMVRGAVVLPNGTGATVRVAVFAKGERATEAGNAGADIVGAEDLQKRIEEGFLDFDTVIATPDMMGIVGRLGKVLGPRGLMPNPKVGTVTMDVAKAIRDAKGGKVDFRAEKAGIVHAKMGKSSFSVDKLEGNFNALVDLVMKLKPATAKGVYLKGIAISTTMGPGIKIDTQEILARHR